A genome region from Hevea brasiliensis isolate MT/VB/25A 57/8 unplaced genomic scaffold, ASM3005281v1 Scaf290, whole genome shotgun sequence includes the following:
- the LOC110652241 gene encoding E3 ubiquitin-protein ligase ATL6: protein MRVNRLNLSRPIIMWFYVVLLSLVFSARAQPTTGKQENQYKLYSNFDPTMATVIVVLICAFFFVGIFSVFIRQCSENANVGNLPNTTASGNRSRGVGLDPAVIEKFPVFVYSEVKDIKIGRETLECVVCLSEFEDDETLRLLPKCNHVFHPECIDEWLASHVTCPVCRAKLTPESVEIPKSTPQQTTTTDSNQHNSVPTVAEEVAITVNEEQNSDSQPQATNIANTIQAKNRPPRLGISEKFPRSHSTGHSLVQAGDNIERYTLRFPEEVRKQMMASAKLKRAVSFNVILATEGSSRKGYRSSGEGSSRGKQIGRWAFLIAGGNSLKSSKIENDGDSVNGRNILASVKNPLNCLNMKVEGVEETSTPTRPLV, encoded by the coding sequence ATGAGAGTGAACAGGCTTAATCTCAGCCGTCCGATCATCATGTGGTTCTATGTTGTTCTTCTTTCGCTTGTGTTCTCCGCGAGAGCACAGCCCACCACTGGAAAACAGGAGAACCAATATAAATTGTACTCAAATTTCGATCCAACGATGGCCACAGTGATCGTCGTGCTCATTTGTGCTTTCTTCTTTGTTGGAATTTTCTCCGTCTTCATCCGTCAGTGTTCTGAGAACGCAAATGTTGGTAACCTCCCCAACACTACTGCCTCTGGGAATAGATCGCGGGGGGTTGGCCTCGATCCTGCCGTGATCGAGAAGTTCCCGGTCTTCGTCTACTCTGAGGTGAAAGATATTAAAATTGGCAGAGAAACGCTAGAATGCGTAGTTTGCTTGAGTGaatttgaagatgatgaaacgcTGCGTTTGTTACCCAAATGTAATCACGTTTTCCATCCTGAATGCATTGATGAGTGGTTGGCTTCTCATGTCACTTGCCCGGTTTGCCGAGCCAAGCTCACACCGGAATCTGTCGAAATTCCGAAGAGCACACCACAACAAACAACAACAACAGACTCGAATCAACACAACTCTGTACCTACTGTCGCTGAAGAAGTCGCAATTACCGTGAATGAAGAGCAAAACAGTGACTCACAGCCACAGGCTACTAATATCGCGAACACGATTCAGGCGAAGAATCGGCCACCGAGATTGGGTATTTCCGAAAAGTTTCCAAGATCGCATTCGACGGGGCATTCACTAGTTCAAGCAGGAGATAATATTGAAAGGTATACACTGAGATTTCCGGAGGAGGTGAGGAAGCAGATGATGGCAAGCGCGAAACTGAAACGTGCAGTGAGTTTCAATGTGATTTTGGCAACGGAAGGGAGTTCGAGGAAAGGGTATAGAAGCAGCGGAGAAGGTAGTAGTAGAGGAAAGCAAATTGGCCGGTGGGCATTCTTGATTGCGGGAGGCAATTCCTTAAAATCGAGTAAGATTGAAAACGACGGAGATTCGGTTAACGGTAGGAACATTTTGGCATCCGTTAAGAATCCGTTAAATTGCCTAAACATGAAGGTTGAGGGAGTCGAAGAAACGTCCACTCCGACCCGGCCTCTCGTTTGA
- the LOC110652240 gene encoding putative clathrin assembly protein At4g40080, with protein sequence MGRPTNLRDIIGIIKDKASQSKAAIISKPKTLSLHLALLRATTHDPFTPPHPKHITTMLSYGYSSRATAAAAIEALMDRLQSTHDSSVAIKCLAIVHHIIKDGSFILQDQLSVYPSTGGRNYLKLSSFRDNTTPIAWELSSWVRWYARYLEHLLSTSRVLGFFLCSTSSTAEKDKEEEKVSALTNPDLLREIDSLTSLMEEICKIPNSLHMQGNELVQQIINLVGEDYLSSTNEISIRAEEFNQRMSCLNFGDSVELECILKRLEDCKERLLALPIKKKTLIENLWCFIREMKGRVENGKAYKEEGRLLLKHGGSESARFGERVLSYGDSVRFSSARFGLNGYSLAIVESVESCA encoded by the exons ATGGGGCGCCCAACAAATCTTAGAGACATAATAGGGATAATCAAAGACAAGGCTTCTCAAAGCAAAGCAGCCATAATCTCTAAACCCAAAACCTTGTCTCTCCACTTAGCCCTCCTTAGAGCCACAACTCACGACCCATTTACTCCTCCACACCCAAAGCACATCACCACTATGCTTTCCTATGGCTACAGCTCACGCGCCACCGCTGCCGCTGCAATTGAGGCCCTTATGGACAGGCTGCAGTCTACCCATGACTCCTCCGTCGCTATCAAGTGCCTTGCCATCGTGCATCACATCATCAAGGATGGTAGTTTTATCCTCCAAGACCAGCTTTCTGTTTATCCTTCCACAGGAGGCAGAAACTACCTCAAACTTTCAAGCTTTAGAGATAACACCACGCCCATAGCTTGGGAATTATCTTCATGGGTTAGATG GTATGCTCGATACCTTGAACATCTCTTATCAACCTCAAGGGTTCTGGGTTTCTTTCTCTGTTCAACTTCAAGCACAGCAGagaaagataaagaagaagagaaagtttcAGCACTAACAAACCCTGATCTTCTGAGAGAGATAGATTCTTTGACGAGCTTAATGGAAGAAATATGCAAAATACCTAATTCTTTGCATATGCAAGGTAatgaattagtgcagcagatcaTAAATTTGGTGGGAGAAGATTATTTGTCATCAACAAATGAAATCTCAATCCGAGCAGAGGAGTTTAACCAAAGAATGAGTTGCCTGAATTTTGGTGACTCAGTTGAGTTGGAATGCATATTGAAAAGACTCGAGGATTGTAAAGAGCGGCTTTTAGCTTTACCCATTAAGAAGAAAACATTGATTGAGAACCTTTGGTGTTTTATCAGGGAAATGAAGGGAAGGGTTGAGAATGGAAAAGCATACAAAGAGGAGGGAAGATTGCTGCTTAAGCACGGTGGAAGTGAGTCAGCTCGGTTTGGAGAGCGAGTTCTAAGTTACGGTGACTCAGTTAGGTTTTCGTCTGCAAGATTTGGGTTGAATGGGTATTCGTTGGCGATTGTAGAATCAGTAGAATCATGTGCATGA